One Nicotiana sylvestris chromosome 12, ASM39365v2, whole genome shotgun sequence genomic window carries:
- the LOC138882757 gene encoding uncharacterized protein, giving the protein MRAILGSQDVWEIVDTGYAKPDNEEALPQNEKDVLAKTRKKDQQALTLIHQYLDDAMFEKVADATTSKEAWEILQNFLQRVDKVRKVKLQTLRVDFEVLKMKESECISDYCSKVKAVVNQLRRYGDDIEDVRVVEKILHTLTPKFDFVVCAIEESKDLDYMTVKQLEGSLQAHEAKIKRRQEVTLEQLLKTHASFKDYGGEKIYQGNTRGRGSHGRGRSNSNNFNNEVKIHQTFRDRGSGQRGGRGRGYYQENNG; this is encoded by the coding sequence ATGAGAGCCATTCTTGGCTCCCAGGATGTGTGGGAAATCGTAGACACAGGGTATGCAAAACCCGATAATGAGGAAGCTCTGCCTCAAAATGAAAAAGATGTCTTGGCAAAGACAAGGAAGAAGGATCAACAAGCCCTCACGCTCATCCACCAATATTTGGATGATGCCATGTTTGAGAAGGTGGCCGATGCTACCACCTCAAAGGAAGCTTGGGAGATTTTACAAAATTTTCTCCAAAGAGTTGACAAGGTGAGGAAGgtaaaacttcaaactctaagggttgattttgaagttttaaaaatgaaagaatccgaATGCATTTCTGATTATTGTTCAAAAGTGAAGGCTGTTGTAAATCAACTAAGAAGATACGGGGATGACATAGAAGATGTCCGTGTGGTAGAGAAAATCCTTCACACTTTAAcacctaaatttgattttgtggtgtgtGCTATTGAGGAGTCTAAAGATTTAGACTATATGACGGTGAAGCAATTGGAGGGTTCTTTGCAGGCCCACGAAGCAAAGATcaaaaggagacaagaagtgACACTGGAGCAACTTCTTAAAACTCATGCATCCTTCAAGGATTATGGAGGTGAAAAGATCTATCAAGGAAACACACGAGGCCGAGGCAGTCATGGAAGAGGAAGAAGTAACAGTAATAACTTCAACAATGAAGTTAAAATTCACCAAACATTCAGAGATCGTGGTAGTGGACAAAGAGGAGGAAGAGGACGTGGCTActaccaagaaaataatggaTAA